In Tachysurus vachellii isolate PV-2020 chromosome 12, HZAU_Pvac_v1, whole genome shotgun sequence, the following are encoded in one genomic region:
- the fgf10b gene encoding fibroblast growth factor 10b codes for MMVTWCTSIGWSLSVLSALVTVLIGARPVTCRSALPVIITNITDINISNSSAAPPRHARSYPHLQGDTRRRKLFSFQRFFLRIDGTGKVTGTRSKDDVHTVLEIRSVDVGVVAIRSLTTGYYLAMNKRGDVYGEREYSVNCGLKERIEENGYNTYASVKWRKEHRAMFISLNTNGKPLRGRKTHRRNTNTHFLPIIV; via the exons ATGATGGTGACATGGTGCACTAGTATCGGTTGGTCGCTGTCGGTGCTCTCGGCGCTCGTGACAGTGCTGATCGGTGCGCGCCCCGTCACGTGCCGCAGCGCGCTCCCGGTCATCATCACTAACATCACCGACATCAACATCTCCAACTCCTCCGCTGCACCGCCACGGCACGCGCGCAGTTACCCTCACCTGCAAGGCGACACGCGCCGCCGGAAACTCTTCTCTTTCCAAAGGTTTTTCCTCCGGATAGACGGCACCGGGAAAGTGACCGGCACCAGGAGCAAAGATGATGTGCACA ctGTTCTGGAGATCAGGTCTGTGGATGTGGGAGTGGTGGCCATACGGAGCCTGACCACTGGTTATTACCTTGCTATGAACAAGAGAGGAGATGTGTATGGAGAg agaGAGTACAGTGTGAACTGTGGGTTAAAGGAGCGTATCGAGGAGAATGGCTACAACACGTATGCCTCGGTGAAGTGGAGGAAAGAACACAGAGCCATGTTCATTAGCCTGAACACTAATGGGAAACCGCTGCGtggcagaaaaacacacaggaggaacacaaacactcatttcCTGCCCATCATTGTGTGA
- the adamts12 gene encoding A disintegrin and metalloproteinase with thrombospondin motifs 12 has product MPLQPGEALLLLLVLHSSTSDYSFPDTQQEHVIRSHRDFSVVHPEKVDADGCFISHTLSHHFVSSRRQRRDLDVHDSKCVYYKLHFSGRDLTLNLTINDNLLSHGYVLERRTESRSETGPEVHRENQCHLIGMVTDGDVKGTVALSSCNGLTGMLSLPTGVFLIEPVRGHTPTLTHPQQPHVIYHNSEWLSARARRSTQHDVQNACGVKDSPEHSKQTEHERERWEREHRGPDQVRSRRSVSTERWVETMVVADSKMLQYHGNNNVENYIFTVLNMVAGIYHDASIGNAIHIVLVRLILLQSEEKGLKIVHHADSTLTSFCSWQKNLNPQSDTHPAHHDVAVLITRKDICAGKNQPCETLGLSHLSGMCQPHRSCNINEDSGLPVAFTIAHELGHSFGIQHDGQGNDCELVGRAPFIMSRQLQYDSSPLTWSTCSKQYITHFLDRGWGFCLDDRPSRKDMMMALVAPGVRYTRQHQCQMQYGPNATLCPETDNVCQILWCSVDGSCRSKLDAPIDGTRCGPKKWCISGECVVVGKLPETVNGGWGQWSTWSHCSRTCGSGVQSADRECDKPKPAFGGKYCTGERKRYRICNTVPCVKKKPSFRDMQCSEFDTVPYHNQLYQWIPISRHSNPCELHCRPDNEDFSERMLDAVTDGTPCFSNSSRSICINGVCKEVGCDYAINSKAEEDQCGVCLGDGSSCETLNDTFTQREGYGYTDMVLIPEGARDIVIQEVEEAANFLAVRAAHSDKHYLNGNYIIQWNGEYQVGGVKFYYERSGNLENLTSPGPTTEPIIVQLLFQETNPGVRYGFIVKKNSSAENDLLEPQYIWKYGAWTECSVSCGQGEQQQPVRCFRAGVGVVDEELCDLNSRPDDRHRRCKNMECPARWWVGGWQSCSASCGSDGIRKRTVLCVRTVAGEERVLHPGDCKKLPKPKAALACNRNVTCGSAWAVGNWSLCSLTCGGGVKSRSVKCVMEPQSHCDPITRPRSTTFCNLQSCIRTRPQPLTPTPAHDPDDLTSAPTPSPFTPTVNTSHTPSVLHEDDQDFILVNNSSVEDETHKGEDENVDEDEEGSTDLPQPTDRSLYTPGYDYIMEDEREDMFSVHTPVSTIHSLQTTTQPNDATATHILITTKPARTRTITHTLLTTTTVLTTKASSQKITHRTSKAQVRPHSPPHTHTVRKKNRHTARNPSRTTETPRSKNTGVFWVVGNWSECSTSCGLGAVWRSVVCSSGQDSDCSSTAKPEPAQHCNLQPCAVWKKCIDGCVSGLKYRDVQCVDSQSGRVLRPFHCSEQPSPPIVQWKHTRWGQCSQSCGSGVMERSVFCPEPGRCDANLRPESSAPCNFQPCVSWATEPWQQCSKSCGGGVQKRLIRCVSEGSGEEVKSSLCLENDKPESFRTCGDEECRAERVCKRDSMSTGFCSTLKLLGRCVLNSVRKQCCLTCAISLGVIKCGYWVSQLL; this is encoded by the exons atgccTCTGCAGCCGGGTGAagctcttctcctcctcctggtTCTCCACAGCTCCACATCGGACTACAGCTTTCCAGATACACAGCAag aaCACGTGATCAGATCACATCGAGACTTTTCCGTTGTTCACCCTGAGAAAGTGGATGCGGACGGTTGcttcatctctcacacactgtcacatcATTTTGTGAGCAGCAGGCGGCAACGGCGTGACCTGGATGTACATGACAgcaagtgtgtgtattacaAACTGCACTTCAGTGGACGGGATTTAACCCTCAACCTCACCATCAACGACAACCTGCTGTCTCATGGGTACGTGTTAGAGCGCAGAACAGAGAGCAGGAGTGAAACTGGGCCTGAGGTTCACAGGGAAAACCAGTGTCACCTCATCGGCATGGTAACAGACGGAGATGTAAAGGGAACCGTCGCACTGAGCAGCTGTAACGGCCTG acagGCATGCTCTCTCTCCCTACCGGAGTGTTCCTGATTGAACCTGTGCGAGGTCACAcacctacactcacacaccctcagcAACCGCATGTCATCTATCATAACTCGGAGTGGCTGAGTGCCCGAGCTCGCCGCAGCACACAGCATGATGTCCAGAATGCCTGCGGCGTCAAAG ACAGTCCAGAGCACTCTAAGCAGACAGAACATGAAAGGGAGCGCTGGGAGCGAGAGCATCGCGGTCCAGACCAAGTTCGGAGTCGGCGTTCAGTGAGTACAGAGCGCTGGGTGGAGACGATGGTGGTGGCCGACTCCAAAATGCTGCAGTACCATGGCAACAACAATGTTGAGAACTATATCTTCACTGTCCTGAACATG gtGGCAGGTATTTACCATGATGCCAGTATCGGCAATGCGATCCACATTGTTCTCGTGCGACTCATACTGCTGCAGTCAGAAGAG AAAGGTCTGAAGATCGTCCATCATGCAGATTCCACTCTGACCAGTTTCTGTAGCTGGCAGAAGAACCTGAACCCTCAGAGCGACACACATCCTGCACACCACGACGTTGCTGTGCTCATAACAAG gaaggACATCTGTGCAGGTAAGAACCAGCCATGTGAAACACTCggactctctcacctgtctggAATGTGTCAACCTCACCGCTCCTGCAACATCAACGAGGACTCGGGACTCCCTGTAGCCTTCACCATCGCACATGAGCTCggacacag ttttgggATTCAGCATGATGGTCAGGGGAATGACTGTGAGCTGGTGGGTCGTGCTCCCTTCATCATGTCTCGTCAGCTTCAGTACGACTCATCACCTCTCACCTGGTCTACTTGCAGCAAACAGTACATCACACACTTCCTTGa TCGTGGTTGGGGTTTTTGTTTAGATGATCGCCCATCTAGGAAGGACATGATGATGGCTCTTGTTGCCCCTGGGGTGAGGTACACTCGGCAGCACCAGTGTCAGATGCAGTACGGACCCAATGCCACTCTCTGTCCTGAAACTGAT AATGTCTGTCAGATTCTCTGGTGCTCAGTGGACGGTTCTTGTCGCTCCAAACTGGACGCACCCATAGATGGAACCAGGTGTGGGCCAAAGAAG TGGTGTATCtcaggtgagtgtgtggtgGTTGGGAAGTTACCTGAGACAGTGAATGGTGGGTGGGGACAGTGGAGCACCTGGTCTCACTGCTCTCGCACCTGTGGTTCCGGCGTCCAATCAGCAGATAGAGAGTGTGACAAGCCGAA gCCAGCGTTTGGAGGGAAGTACTGTACAGGTGAGCGTAAGCGCTACAGGATATGTAACACTGTGCCGTGTGTTAAGAAGAAGCCGTCGTTTCGAGACATGCAGTGCAGTGAGTTTGATACGGTTCCGTACCACAACCAGCTGTACCAGTGGATCCCCATCAGCAGACACA gTAATCCATGTGAGTTGCACTGCAGGCCTGATAATGAGGATTTCTCCGAAAGGATGCTGGACGCTGTGACTGATGGAACTCCATGTTTCTCCAACAGCAGCAGGAGCATCTGCATCAATGGTGTGTGCAAG gAGGTAGGCTGTGATTATGCAATAAACTCAAAGGCTGAGGAGgatcagtgtggtgtgtgtctgggtgatGGTTCCAGCTGTGAGACACTGAATGACACTTTCACACAAAGAGAAGGATATG GTTATACAGACATGGTACTGATTCCTGAGGGAGCGAGGGATATAGTGATACAGGAAGTGGAGGAAGCAGCAAACTTCCTTGCTGTGCGTGCAGCACATTCTGATAAACATTACCTTAACGGCAATTACATCATCCAGTGGAACGGTGAGTACCAAGTGGGCGGAGTCAAGTTTTACTATGAACGCAGCGGCAATTTGGAGAACCTCACATCACCTGGGCCTACAACGGAACCCATTATagtgcag CTGCTGTTTCAGGAGACGAACCCTGGTGTACGGTACGGGTTCATAGTGAAGAAGAACAGCTCAGCGGAGAACGATCTGCTGGAGCCTCAGTACATCTGGAAATACGGAGCCTGGACTGAATGTAGCGTCTCCTGTGGACAAG GTGAGCAGCAGCAGCCGGTGCGGTGTTTTCGAGCTGGTGTTGGAGTGGTGGATGAGGAGCTGTGTGATCTGAACTCTCGACCTGATGACAGACATCGCCGCTGTAAGAACATGGAGTGTCCTGCCAG GTGGTGGGTAGGAGGATGGCAGTCGTGTTCCGCCTCCTGCGGTTCTGATGGAATAAGAAAGcgcacagttctgtgtgttagaACCGTGGCTGGAGAGGAGAGAGTGCTGCACCCTGGAGACTGCAAGAAACTTCCCAAACCCAAAGCAGCTCTGGCCTGCAACCGCAATGTGACCTGTGGCTCAGCCTGGGCTGTGGGAAACTGGAGCCTG TGTTCTCTGACCTGTGGTGGAGGAGTGAAGTCTCGTAGCGTCAAGTGTGTCATGGAACCCCAAAGCCACTGTGACCCCATCACCCGACCTCGATCCACAACCTTCTGTAACCTCCAGAGCTGCATCAGAACCCGACCACAACCTTTGACCCCAACTCCAGCTCATGATCCTGATGACCTCACGTCTGCTCCCACACCCTCACCATTCACACCCACTGTGAACACTTCACACACTCCGAGTGTGTTACATGAAGATGATCAGGACTTCATCTTGGTTAATAACAGCAGTGTAGAAGACGAAACACACAAGGGTGAGGATGAGAAtgtggatgaggatgaggagggcAGTACAGACCTGCCGCAGCCTACTGACAGATCACTGTACACACCTGGCTATGACTACATCATGGAGGACGAGAGAGAGgacatgttcagtgttcacaCTCCTGTCAGCACTATACACAGTCTTCAGACCACGACACAACCAAACGACGCAACAGCTACACACATACTGATTACAACAAAACCAGCTAGGAcaagaacaatcacacacacacttttgaccACGACTACTGTACTGACCACTAAAGCATCATCACAAAAAATAACTCACAGAACCTCCAAGGCCCAAGTGAGACCACACAGCcccccacatacacatacagtgaggaagaagaacagacacacagccagAAACCCCAGCAGAACCACAGAAACACCAAGAAGCAAGAACACAGGGGTGTTCTGGGTTGTGGGCAACTGGAGTGAG tgttcTACTTCCTGTGGACTGGGAGCAGTGTGGAGGTCAGTTGTGTGTAGTTCTGGTCAGGATTCTGACTGCAGCAGCACAGCAAAACCTGAACCTGCACAACACTGTAACCTTCAACCCTGTGCTGTATGGaaaaag tgtattGACGGCTGTGTCAGTGGTCTGAAGTACAGGGATGTGCAGTGTGTGGATTCTCAGAGTGGGCGAGTTCTGAGACCATTTCACTGCTCAGAGCAACCATCACCTCCTATAGTGCAGTGGAAACACACACGCTGgggacag tgCTCTCAGAGTTGTGGAAGTGGAGTGATGGAGCGCTCTGTGTTTTGTCCAGAACCTGGACGCTGTGACGCAAATCTCAGACCTGAAAGCTCCGCCCCCTGTAATTTTCAGCCGTGTGTGTCGTGGGCTACTGAACCCTGGCAGCAG tgttcaaAGAGCTGTGGTGGAGGTGTACAGAAGCGATTGATAAGGTGTGTAAGTGAGGGATCAGGAGAAGAGGTGAAGAGCTCACTGTGTCTGGAAAATGACAAACCTGAGAGTTTCCGCACGTGTGGTGACGAGGAGTGCAGAGCTGAGAGAG tgtgtaagagagacagCATGTCCACTGGCTTCTGCTCCACACTGAAGCTGCTCGGTCGCTGTGTCCTGAACTCCGTCCGTAAGCAGTGCTGCCTCACCTGTGCAAT ctcCCTGGGTGTTATTAAATGTGGTTACTGGGTGAGTCAGCTGTTGTAG
- the agpat9l gene encoding glycerol-3-phosphate acyltransferase 3-like isoform X1: protein MGCVWAVVIPALQFFFMALLLLLMLPAMFGLSLGITETYMKILIKTLEWATLKIQKSKREEMLKHSTSYGLIQRDDWSLEKEIGELRRNRPRSGVGGAFAFSDVFYFSKKGIESIVEDEVTQRFSSEELESWNLLTRTNNNFHYISLRLTVLWGVGVIVRYGILLPLRIMLACIGLSWLVIGTTVVGFLPNCRIKDWLSELVHVMCYRICARGLSATIHYHNRENKPRKGGICVANHTSPIDVVILANDGGYAMVGQVHGGLMGVVQRAMVRACPHIWFERAEMKDRHLVTQRLRDHVNDKNKLPILIFPEGTCINNTSVMMFKKGSFEIGGTIYPVAIKYDPRFGDAFWNSGKYSMVSYLLRMMTSWAIVCNVWYLAPVTQQEGEDAVRFANRVKSLIARQGGLVDLSWDGGLKRAKVKDSFKQEQQRMYSSMVAGDDCSE from the exons atggggtgtgtgtgggcagTGGTGATTCCTGCACTGCAGTTCTTCTTCATGGCACTGCTGCTGCTCCTCATGCTACCGGCCATGTTCGGCCTCTCACTCGGCATCACAGAGACCTACATGAAGATCCTCATCAAAACACTGGAg tgggCAACACTGAAGATTcagaagagcaagagagaggagATGCTGAAACACTCTACATCTTATG GTCTGATCCAGCGAGATGACTGGTCCTTGGAAAAGGAGATCGGGGAGCTGCGACGCAATAGGCCGAGGTCAGGGGTGGGTGGGGCTTTTGCCTTTAGTGACGTGTTCTACTTCAGTAAGAAGGGGATTGAGAGCATTGTGGAGGATGAGGTGACTCAGAGGTTCAGCTCTGAGGAACTAGAGTCCTGGAACCTGCTCACGAGAACCAACAACAACTTCCACTACATATCACTGCGCCTCACTGTGCTGTGGGGGGTCGGGGTCATCGTCCGCTACGGCATCCTGCTGCCTCTcag GATCATGTTAGCGTGTATCGGCCTCAGCTGGCTGGTCATTGGCACCACTGTGGTGGGATTTCTCCCCAACTGCAG gataaAGGACTGGCTCAGTGAACTTGTACACGTTATGTGTTACCGCATCTGTGCTCGAGGCCTTTCAGCCACCATTCACTACCACAACAG AGAGAACAAGCCGAGGAAGGGAGGAATCTGTGTAGCCAATCACACGTCTCCCATCGACGTGGTGATTCTGGCCAACGATGGAGGATACGCCATG GTAGGGCAGGTCCATGGGGGTTTGATGGGTGTGGTTCAGCGAGCGATGGTTCGAGCATGTCCACACATCTGGTTTGAGAGAGCAGAGATGAAAGATCGCCACCTGGTGACACAGAG ATTGAGGGATCACGTGAATGACAAGAACAAACTCCCTATCCTTATTTTCCCTGAGG GAACCTGCATCAATAACACATCTGTTATGATGTTCAAGAAGGGGAGTTTTGAAATCGGAGGTACCATCTATCCTGTAGCCATAAag taCGACCCACGGTTCGGTGATGCGTTCTGGAACAGTGGGAAGTACAGCATGGTGAGTTACCTGCTGAGGATGATGACGAGCTGGGCCATCGTCTGTAACGTCTGGTACCTAGCACCCGTGACCCAGCAG GAAGGAGAGGATGCTGTGCGGTTTGCTAACAGGGTGAAGTCTCTGATTGCGAGACAGGGAGGACTGGTGGACTTGTCCTG ggacgGTGGTTTAAAGAGAGCCAAAGTAAAAGACTCGTTTAAGCAGGAGCAGCAGAGGATGTACAGCAGCATGGTGGCCGGAGACGACTGCAGCGAGTAA
- the agpat9l gene encoding glycerol-3-phosphate acyltransferase 3-like isoform X2: MWATLKIQKSKREEMLKHSTSYGLIQRDDWSLEKEIGELRRNRPRSGVGGAFAFSDVFYFSKKGIESIVEDEVTQRFSSEELESWNLLTRTNNNFHYISLRLTVLWGVGVIVRYGILLPLRIMLACIGLSWLVIGTTVVGFLPNCRIKDWLSELVHVMCYRICARGLSATIHYHNRENKPRKGGICVANHTSPIDVVILANDGGYAMVGQVHGGLMGVVQRAMVRACPHIWFERAEMKDRHLVTQRLRDHVNDKNKLPILIFPEGTCINNTSVMMFKKGSFEIGGTIYPVAIKYDPRFGDAFWNSGKYSMVSYLLRMMTSWAIVCNVWYLAPVTQQEGEDAVRFANRVKSLIARQGGLVDLSWDGGLKRAKVKDSFKQEQQRMYSSMVAGDDCSE, translated from the exons ATG tgggCAACACTGAAGATTcagaagagcaagagagaggagATGCTGAAACACTCTACATCTTATG GTCTGATCCAGCGAGATGACTGGTCCTTGGAAAAGGAGATCGGGGAGCTGCGACGCAATAGGCCGAGGTCAGGGGTGGGTGGGGCTTTTGCCTTTAGTGACGTGTTCTACTTCAGTAAGAAGGGGATTGAGAGCATTGTGGAGGATGAGGTGACTCAGAGGTTCAGCTCTGAGGAACTAGAGTCCTGGAACCTGCTCACGAGAACCAACAACAACTTCCACTACATATCACTGCGCCTCACTGTGCTGTGGGGGGTCGGGGTCATCGTCCGCTACGGCATCCTGCTGCCTCTcag GATCATGTTAGCGTGTATCGGCCTCAGCTGGCTGGTCATTGGCACCACTGTGGTGGGATTTCTCCCCAACTGCAG gataaAGGACTGGCTCAGTGAACTTGTACACGTTATGTGTTACCGCATCTGTGCTCGAGGCCTTTCAGCCACCATTCACTACCACAACAG AGAGAACAAGCCGAGGAAGGGAGGAATCTGTGTAGCCAATCACACGTCTCCCATCGACGTGGTGATTCTGGCCAACGATGGAGGATACGCCATG GTAGGGCAGGTCCATGGGGGTTTGATGGGTGTGGTTCAGCGAGCGATGGTTCGAGCATGTCCACACATCTGGTTTGAGAGAGCAGAGATGAAAGATCGCCACCTGGTGACACAGAG ATTGAGGGATCACGTGAATGACAAGAACAAACTCCCTATCCTTATTTTCCCTGAGG GAACCTGCATCAATAACACATCTGTTATGATGTTCAAGAAGGGGAGTTTTGAAATCGGAGGTACCATCTATCCTGTAGCCATAAag taCGACCCACGGTTCGGTGATGCGTTCTGGAACAGTGGGAAGTACAGCATGGTGAGTTACCTGCTGAGGATGATGACGAGCTGGGCCATCGTCTGTAACGTCTGGTACCTAGCACCCGTGACCCAGCAG GAAGGAGAGGATGCTGTGCGGTTTGCTAACAGGGTGAAGTCTCTGATTGCGAGACAGGGAGGACTGGTGGACTTGTCCTG ggacgGTGGTTTAAAGAGAGCCAAAGTAAAAGACTCGTTTAAGCAGGAGCAGCAGAGGATGTACAGCAGCATGGTGGCCGGAGACGACTGCAGCGAGTAA